In Chitinophaga sp. HK235, a single window of DNA contains:
- a CDS encoding ROK family protein, whose product MARNNSFLSDLYNEEITGVAYKNLQLKKNILSWFANQGSTTIADLSKVLNVSSPKIAELINELIEADLVKDYGKTESAVGRRPNLYGLESNSLFFLGVEVKNTHINIGLLNFQKELVKFQEKIPYELSNTEASLDELCRLINQFIKELKGAARKISGICINLSGRINYRTGYSYSYFYFNEEPLTRVIEKKLGIKTYVENDSRSMAYGEFCSGVVKNEKNVIFINADYGIALGVMINGELYYGKSGFAGEFGHIPFFDNEILCHCGKKGCLETETSGQALIRQFRQRLKEGATSSITKKIPNVKDITLEDILDAANHDDTLAIELIASIGEKLGKGIAILINLYNPELIILGGALSGTGEAIFLPLRSAINKYSLSLVNNDTQYKLSRLGSKAGVIGASLLARNKLFDML is encoded by the coding sequence ATGGCAAGGAATAATTCATTTCTCAGCGACTTGTATAATGAGGAAATAACAGGGGTAGCCTACAAAAATCTGCAACTAAAGAAGAACATTCTATCATGGTTTGCCAATCAGGGAAGCACTACTATTGCTGATCTGAGCAAGGTGCTGAACGTGAGTTCACCTAAAATTGCGGAGCTGATCAATGAACTGATAGAAGCTGATCTGGTAAAGGATTACGGCAAAACAGAATCGGCTGTAGGCCGGCGGCCCAACCTCTACGGGCTGGAATCCAATTCCCTGTTCTTCCTGGGTGTGGAAGTAAAAAACACGCATATCAACATTGGTTTGCTCAACTTTCAGAAGGAGCTGGTGAAGTTCCAGGAGAAGATACCTTATGAGCTTAGCAATACCGAAGCCTCGCTGGATGAGCTTTGCCGCCTGATCAACCAGTTTATCAAAGAATTGAAAGGTGCTGCCCGCAAGATTTCCGGTATTTGTATCAACCTGTCCGGCCGTATCAACTACCGTACAGGGTATAGTTACAGTTATTTTTATTTTAACGAGGAGCCGCTTACCCGGGTGATTGAAAAGAAGCTGGGTATCAAAACCTATGTAGAAAACGATTCCCGGTCTATGGCTTATGGAGAGTTCTGCAGCGGGGTGGTTAAAAACGAGAAGAACGTCATTTTTATCAATGCCGATTATGGTATAGCCCTGGGCGTTATGATCAATGGGGAGTTGTATTATGGCAAATCCGGCTTTGCCGGGGAGTTTGGCCATATACCCTTTTTTGACAATGAAATCCTGTGCCATTGCGGCAAAAAGGGCTGTCTGGAAACGGAGACCTCGGGCCAGGCATTGATACGGCAGTTCAGGCAGCGGTTGAAAGAAGGGGCTACTTCCAGTATCACCAAAAAAATCCCGAATGTAAAAGATATCACCCTTGAAGATATCCTGGATGCTGCCAATCACGATGATACGCTGGCCATAGAGCTGATTGCCAGCATCGGGGAAAAGCTGGGTAAGGGTATCGCCATTCTGATCAACCTGTATAACCCGGAGCTGATCATTCTCGGCGGCGCCTTGTCGGGCACGGGCGAAGCTATATTCCTTCCTTTGAGAAGTGCTATCAATAAATATTCACTCAGCCTTGTCAACAACGATACGCAGTACAAATTGTCCAGGTTGGGCAGCAAAGCAGGCGTAATCGGTGCTTCCCTGCTGGCCCGCAATAAGCTGTTTGATATGTTATGA